The nucleotide window CCTAAATCCCCCGAAGGGGGACTTAACATGGTAAATAACATGTAAGTGCTATATAATTAGCAAAAAAATTGTTACTCTTTGTCTTTCAGTCTTTTAAGTCCCCCATTGGGGGATTTAGGGGGCTGTAGTTTTGGGGCTTTAATTTAAAAGGGGATTGGTAGTGGAACAGAAAATCGGGATCGGGAACGCCCTGATCAGCGTGTCCGATAAAACCGGAGTAGTGGAATTCGCCCGTGCGCTTTCCGAAATGGGAGTACGGATCATTTCAACCGGGGGCACTGCACGGTCTCTGAAAGAGGCTGGGGTCGCGGTGACTCCCATCGACCAGGTAACCGGATTTCCAGAGATTCTCGATGGCCGGGTCAAAACCCTGCATCCCAAGGTGCATGGCGGGCTTTTGGCTGTCCGTGATTCTGAAGAGCATCTCCGTCAGCTCCGTGAGAACGGAATCGATTTTATCGACCTGGTGGCAGTGAATCTCTATCCTTTTGAAAAAACGGTCGCCCGGGAGGATGTATCCCTGGAAGAGGCCATAGAGAATATAGATATCGGCGGACCGACCATGCTGCGGAGCGCGGCGAAGAACTGCCGGTATGTCGCAGCAGTCTGCGACCCGGTCGACTATGAACCGGTTATTGCCGAGCTTAAGGCGGAAGGCAGGCTCTCCGACCGAACCCGGCAGTACCTGGCCGCCAAGGTGTTCCGTCACACCGCCGATTACGATGCGGCGATAGACACATTTCTTTCGCAGCATTTCCTGGGGGAAAATGTTCTCCGTCTCAAATATACCAAAGGAGTTGAACTCCGCTACGGCGAGAACTGGCACCAGAAGGCAAAATTCTTCCTCGACGAGTCTCTTCCGTATCCAAACCTGGGAACAGCGGAGCAGATCTGGGGAAAACAGCTCTCATACAACAATTATATTGATCTGACCGCGGCAATCATGGCGGTCAAGGATTTTTCACCACTGCCAGCGGTTTCGGTGATCAAACACACCAATCCCTGCGGACTGGCCACCGGACGGACGATAGGCGCAGCGCTGAAAGCCGCCTGGGACGGCGACCGGATCAGCGCTTTCGGCTCGGTGATCGCCTGCACCGGAGTGTTCGATGGCGAAGCGGCCGAGTTTTTGAAGGGCAGGATGGTGGAGAGCATCATCGCCCCCGATTTCACCGAAGAAGCCCGTGAAGCGCTGGGCAGGAAGAAGAATATCATGCTCCTGAAACTGGATATCCCGGCCATCGGCAGTCCCGAAACTCCGGTGTACCGCCAGGTTCTGGGTGGAATGCTCCGTCAGAATCCCGACCGGGAGCTTTTTGCAAGGTGGGAGTCAGTTACGGTGAAAGCATTCCCCGACTCCATGGGGAAGCTCGCCGAATTCTCCATGATTGCCTGCAAGAACACCAAGTCCAATGCCATAGTCCTCTGCGAGGAGTATGAGCCGGGATACTGCCATGTTCTCGGAATGGGAGCGGGGCAGCCGAACCGTGTGGACAGCTTGAGAAAACTTGCGGCTGCCAAGGCGAGAGAGAATCTGGAACATGCCTATGATGAAACAAAACCGGGAGGCGATCGCGAGGAATGGATTCGCTCTGGAATGGCCTCGGCTGTTCTGGCCTCCGATGCGTTTTTCCCGTTTGACGATACAGTCCGTGAGGCGGCCGCGATTGGGATACGGTTTATCGTGCAGCCGGGCGGATCGTCGAAGGATGACGAGGTAATCGCCGCCGCCGACGAGCTTGGCGTGTCCATGGTTTTTACCGGGATGCGGCATTTTTTGCATTAACATGATTTTGGTTATGGAGAATGAATTATGGGTTTCATGAGCGGTTTCATGTCCAGCGATATCGGAATAGATCTCGGTACTGCCAATATATTGATCTATGTTCGGGGCGAGGGAATAGTGGTAAACGAGCCGTCCATCGTATCGGTGGAAACCAAGTCGAGGAAAGTGCTGGCGGTCGGCCACCAGGCGAAGGAGATGGTGGGAAGGACTCCCGGTGATATTGCCACCGTGCGCCCGCTCCGTGAAGGTGTAATCGCCGATTTCGAGATCACCGAGGAGATGCTCCGGATTTTTCTCAAACGGGTGATTAAAAGCCGCCTCCTTGTACGGCCGAGGATTGTGATCGGCGTCCCCTCCGGGATTACCGAAGTGGAGAAACGGGCGGTCCGGCTTTCCGCGGAACGTGTCAATGCCCGTGAGGTGTACCTGGTCACCGAACCGATGGCCGGCGCAATCGGGGTTGGGATCAATGTGCACGAGCCGATGGGAACCATGATCATCGATGTGGGCGGCGGAACCTCGGAAATCGCGGTTATCGCCCTCTCCGGCATTGTGAACGGCGCGACATCCATCCGCATCGGAGGGGACAAGCTCGATGAAGCCATTGTCCAGTACCTGAAAAAGAACTACAACCTCCTTGTCGGAGAGCGCACCGCCGAACAGATAAAAAAAGAAATCGGCAGCGCCTGCAAACTCGATCAGGAATTGGAAACCCAGGTACGCGGCCGCGACCTTGTGGCGGCCATCCCCAGAACCATCACCATCAGCTCTGTCGAGATCAGGGAAGCCATCGCCGATTCCCTGAATCAGATCACCGATGCTGTTATGCTGTCTCTGGAAAGAACTCCTCCCGAGGTGGCGGCTGATATTCTCGACCGGGGTATCATTCTCACCGGCGGCGGCGCCCTCCTCCGCGGATTCGACAAGCATCTCCGTGAAGAAACAAGCCTTCCGGTCCATATAGCGGAAGACCCCCTAACCTGCGTAGTACGGGGTACCGGCATTATTCTTGATAATATAGCAGCATACAGAAAGGTTCTGTATTGATCCATGAGGCGGATTCTCCAGTTTATCACGGAGCACAGAAGGCCCGTGGCGCTGTTTGTAACCATCTTCCTGTCTGTCTCTATGATGCTCATGGGCGAGAGCATCAAGACCCACTTTGCCCGAACGGTCACAACTGCCATCCTGAATACGGGACGGTTCACCTTTTCCTGGGGAATCTACATGCTCGACCTCTGGCGGGATAACCGCCGCCTGAGGCTTCAGAATCTCGATCTGTCCGACCAGGTCAACCGGAATATCCTGGCGGTCAAGGAAAACGAACGTCTCCGCAAGCTCCTG belongs to Candidatus Latescibacter sp. and includes:
- the purH gene encoding bifunctional phosphoribosylaminoimidazolecarboxamide formyltransferase/IMP cyclohydrolase, which encodes MEQKIGIGNALISVSDKTGVVEFARALSEMGVRIISTGGTARSLKEAGVAVTPIDQVTGFPEILDGRVKTLHPKVHGGLLAVRDSEEHLRQLRENGIDFIDLVAVNLYPFEKTVAREDVSLEEAIENIDIGGPTMLRSAAKNCRYVAAVCDPVDYEPVIAELKAEGRLSDRTRQYLAAKVFRHTADYDAAIDTFLSQHFLGENVLRLKYTKGVELRYGENWHQKAKFFLDESLPYPNLGTAEQIWGKQLSYNNYIDLTAAIMAVKDFSPLPAVSVIKHTNPCGLATGRTIGAALKAAWDGDRISAFGSVIACTGVFDGEAAEFLKGRMVESIIAPDFTEEAREALGRKKNIMLLKLDIPAIGSPETPVYRQVLGGMLRQNPDRELFARWESVTVKAFPDSMGKLAEFSMIACKNTKSNAIVLCEEYEPGYCHVLGMGAGQPNRVDSLRKLAAAKARENLEHAYDETKPGGDREEWIRSGMASAVLASDAFFPFDDTVREAAAIGIRFIVQPGGSSKDDEVIAAADELGVSMVFTGMRHFLH
- a CDS encoding rod shape-determining protein, whose amino-acid sequence is MGFMSGFMSSDIGIDLGTANILIYVRGEGIVVNEPSIVSVETKSRKVLAVGHQAKEMVGRTPGDIATVRPLREGVIADFEITEEMLRIFLKRVIKSRLLVRPRIVIGVPSGITEVEKRAVRLSAERVNAREVYLVTEPMAGAIGVGINVHEPMGTMIIDVGGGTSEIAVIALSGIVNGATSIRIGGDKLDEAIVQYLKKNYNLLVGERTAEQIKKEIGSACKLDQELETQVRGRDLVAAIPRTITISSVEIREAIADSLNQITDAVMLSLERTPPEVAADILDRGIILTGGGALLRGFDKHLREETSLPVHIAEDPLTCVVRGTGIILDNIAAYRKVLY